DNA from Canis lupus familiaris isolate Mischka breed German Shepherd chromosome 9, alternate assembly UU_Cfam_GSD_1.0, whole genome shotgun sequence:
tggatggctcagtgggttaagcatccgactcttgatttccactcaggccatgatcttggggttgtgagattgagccccaagttaagctccacactgggcatggagcctacttgggatcctctctcactctccctctatccctccccctgcttatgttctctctaaataaatagatacatagataaataaataactatcagtcttttttttttaagatttatttatttatgatagacataaagagagagagagaggcagagacacaggcagagggagaagcaggctccatgccaggagcccgacgcgggactcatcccgggaccccaggatcgcgccccaggccaaaggcaggcgagaaaccgccgagccacccagggatccccaatatctatctgtctttaaaaaaaaaatcctaagggacgcctgggtgagcgtctccttcggctcaggacatgattccaggatctgggatcaagtcccacattgggctccctttgaggagcctgcttctccatctgtgtctttctctctctctctctctctctctctctctctctctatcataaataaataaataaatcttaaaaaaaaaaaaaatcctaactaaGCATGTGGCCTTCCTGGATTAAAGGAGGTAGTCTTGATTTACACACAAGGACCCAGCATGCTCCATGCCTCCATGTCtaaatttctccctttttatttttaaaatttaaaacaatttttagtttttccctttttaaaataagagctgATGGTGGGAATGGGTTTTGTAAACTATGTAGTATAGCAACAATGGAGTTTTGAAGCCATAGACATGGTTCAGATACCAGCTCTGCTggttactagctgtgtgacattgggaaatttacttaacttctctgattcTATTTCCTTACTCCTGAAATGGGAACATCAATAGATTTTTCATGGGTTTTTGGGAggagtaagtgaaataagttttgtaaaatatttagcacagtgcctgacacatggcaTACAGTGACTATTtgccctgctccccctcccaaCACACCTTATTAAAAGCTATTTGTAGTGATTTGTGCCTCTTTAAGATGATTTCCTTGATCCGGGAGAGAAGGGGGGGGATGCCTGTCTTTAATGTTATACTTATGTTGGGAGTTACATTATGTGACCCGACAGGCCTGTACCTGAACTTCCTGGGAAGTCTACCTTCTTTGGCAGCTCGGATGAGTTCATTGAGAAGCGGAGACAAGGTCTGCAGCATTTCCTGGAAAAGTGAGTAGACATGGTAGGCTAGCACCTATCCCCCTGGTATGGGCGAGTAGGGGGTGGCAGGAGCAGGATGGCCCCTTCGATCGATTGGATGGGTGCATTTGTAGTGGATGCGTTTCTTGCACCCCCAAGCCTTCAGGCTGGAAGCCCTTCAGAGGACGGGCCTGGGGAGAGCAGCGGCTCTGGGGGAGTCTGTGTTGTACCTCTTGTGTTTGCCCCACAGGGTACTGCAGAGTGTGGTCCTCCTATCGGACAGCCAGTTACACCTCTTCCTGCAAAGCCAGCTCTCCGTGCCTGAGATCGAAGCCTGCGTCCAGGGCCGAAGTCCCATGACCGTCTCCGATGCCATCCTTCACTACGCTATGTCAAACTGTGGCTGGGTCCAGGAAGAGAGGCAGGGCTCTTCTCATCTGGCTAAGGGGGACCAGCCCAAGAGGTAACTAGAGTGCTAGGATTTCTGTCACCTAGGCCAGTGAGGCGTCGCTTGCAGGGGAAGTACTGTCTCAGCCCTGTAGCCTCTCAGAAGGGGTCTTGGTCTCCCTGCACCTGATCCTCTCACCTCAGGCACCCCTGTCCCTGGGTGGTGGGCTCTCCCATTGAAGCctgggggaaaagaagagaaggctggctggttctttatttctctccccacccttttATAAAGTAACaacttcattgagatataatttacataccataaaattcacccttttaaatgtacaattcagtagtttttactTAGAACCCCAATTTTTATCACTCTTAAAGAAACCTTGTGCCTCTTAGCAGTGACACTGTTTTCCCCAACTCCTCACCCCCAGTGGCCACTCATCTACTTTCTGcatctatggatttgcctgttctggatgtTTCACCCAAGGGGAGCCATGTGATGTGCGATCTTTTGTGCCGAGCTGCTTTCACTCTGCATATTATAGTGCAGATGAGCACCTCCTTCCTTTTTAGGGCCATATAGTATTCCGTCTGTATAATAGTCCACCTGAATAATATTTCTCTGCCAGCTTTTGTGCTTATCCACTgatttttgttcatctgttcatggccttctttttcctttcccgtTCTCAGTTGCTGCTTCCTTCCAAGATCGGGCAGGAGGAGCTCCCCCTCACCACCTCCCAGGGAAGAGAAGGACCATTTTGAGGTGTGGGCTCCAGTTGTTGACTCTGCAGCTCCTTCCTTAGAGAGCACCCCCCTCccatctgccccctccccctcaggTTGTGATTTTGCAAGGCCTGAGGAGGGAGCCTCTGCTCCCCAGCCTGTGAGGAGGGCTGTGGGTGGGGACCCTGCTGTGCCTTTGGACCCTGGGCAGTTAGAAACAGTTTTAGAAAAAGGAGCTCTGGTCTGAGCCCTGGGTTCTGCTCCAAGGTGGAGaagatggaggcagggagactGGGGTGGGTTGGAGCAcagggcaggtgctggggaggtggggccaCTTGGAGTCTCACGGTTGCCTCTGCTCAGGTTGCGCACACAGAGCACAGTCACCACAACTCAAGCCCCCTCCATGGGATTAAACACTGGAGGTTGTAATTTAGGCATAAGGCCCATAGGCTGTTGGTTTTGCACGGAAACATGGGGTATATTTACTCTCCTGGGAGCTGAGTTTCTTTAGATGCTTGTTAATGGGCCCAGGCACATTGCCTCAGGTTGACGGGTTTGGGGACCTGCAGAGTGGCAGCTTCTCAGCTGTCCTGTTGAATACTGACCCAGCAATGCTAGTATACTTGTCTTCCACTGGCTGTTTTCGCTGCAGCCCTCGGAGCACTTTGTTTCTGGGAGGCCGGCCTCTCGCCTACCTCCTTTCGCGGGGGCCAGGGTGGTGAATGTCTATCCTCGGTCCCCCTCGCCTCCTTGCTTTTCCTTCACCGACTCCCAAGGCCAGGGCACCCTCCGATCCCAAGCCCTGAGCTGGCCACGGGGACCCCGAGACCCACGATATAGCTAATGGCCACCACGGGAGAGACGCAGGGACGCCTGGaagctggagggagggaaggcggCAGCGGGGGGGCTGGGGTTTAGGAGAGGCTGGCCCCGGGCCGCCTGGTCTCCCCTGGCTATGAAGCAGGGCCGGGACTGGCTGCTCCGGGGTTGGCGACAGCGCCTTTCTTTTCCGaatccttcccttctcccctagtaacggccccgcccccagggctcCCGCCACCGCGCGGCCCCTCCACTGTGTCGCCGTGTCGCTGTGTGCGGGGAGGCCGTCTGTTCAGTCCAGTAGGGGCACAAGGACTTTGTTTGTGCCTGGGGAGAGGgctctggggatggggatgaggaaCGGCAGGCCTTCAGACAATGAGGCATCTGGCCTCCCGAAAGCCTCTCCGCCGGGAGCCAGCcgccgggcagggcagggcgggagCGGGGAGCGGCGCCACCCCGCCTGGCTGCGCCCGCTGCCTCGGCCCCGGGCTTGGGCGTGCGGTGCCCGCTCGCCCCCGTCCCcatcccccgccccgcccgccccgtcTCTGGGCCCATGCACGCCCAGCGCTGCTGTGGGACTGTCGTGGCATTTAGTTCAGAGTTGAGGGGCTTTGGcctgaaataaaattcaagtatTTAAGACGGTTGTTGCCATTCGTGTCTAACAAGCTGTAGCCGAGGAGGAGGGAGTGCGGCCTGGCAGTAGTTACTTTCATAAATCATGAATTTATTAGCGTGGAAATAATGGTTCGAGGCTGTGCGCCTCGGCTCTCCCGCCCGGCGTGTGCTGCTTGGTCCGGGTCGGGAGGGGGGGCCCGCTGCCAGGGAGCCCCGATCCAGCTCTCCCGCCGTCCTGGGCGTGAACCTCGTTAGGTATAATTTACCTGGTGCCGCTTCCCCTCCTCAGCCTGTCTGaggtgccaggtgctgggagAGAAATAAAGTTTGTCAACAGGCAGATGCAGAGCTCCGGCGGGGACTCCTCCCTCTTTCCCGCCCGCCTCCCCTGAGCCTCTCCTTTATACGAGGCCGCCGAGCCAGGCGAGGATAGAAAACCTACAGAGGCGAATCCAAAATGTCAAAAGAAGTTcatttaaaagagggaaaaaaattccatccACAACCGTCACAAAAACCCGACAGATGCTAAGCTAATGGCATCCGCTCTGCCGATTGGTGGGGACGGCTCATGAATATTAATGAGTCCAATGCTCCAAATGGTGCAGCTGTGAACCCAGCTGTGCCTGAAGCTCTCTGATCTCGAAACTTCCAGACAGGAGCCGGAGGTGGTCTGTGTCAATTCCCTACTCAGCCAAAAAACAGCAAGCCGGGTCGGCCTTCTTCTGTTCCCTCCTCATCTTCCTGGAGCTGGTGCTCAGCAGCTAGTTGTGCCAGCAGGGTGGGCTGCTGGGACAGCAGGAGCTATTCGAAGACACGGATGTGATTTTTCTGACTCCCGGCTTTTTTAATGATCCATTACCAGCAGTGCATACAACAGCAGCTCAGTTAATCTAAGGCCAGGCGCCATCCCCTCACCTGCTCCAACACAGTTGAGTGTAGGCAGCCGGAGGAATTGTCCTAAGAAGGGAGGAGTTTTTCTAGTAAGGGCCTGGAGTTGCCAGGAAAACCGCAAAGCTGAATTCTCCCCATCCATGCCATGACCTTGGCCTCTCACATTTTGCCCTGTCCCTGTGTGTGCTAAAGGCTGTTCACTGTGGCCCGTGACCTCTGTAGGGAAGATGGGAAATCCCTGGGACAGTGGCTGGCCGAGCTGTGCTCAGCTTTCGCAGAACTAAGGTGTGTGAGGATTTAGGTTTGAGGTAGGTTCTGTGCCTGATTCAGTCCCCTTCCGACTGTGGCCCAAGTCTGGTCCTCTCCTGTTGCCCAGAATAGGTGATGCCATGCTCAGGGGTTTCCTTTTGTTAGGAGGAAGGGTATGTGTGTAGGGGGAGGTAG
Protein-coding regions in this window:
- the SNX11 gene encoding sorting nexin-11 isoform X5, producing the protein MGFWFRMLENQEQEEVITVRVQDPRVQNEGSWNSYVDYKIFLHTNSKAFTAKTSCVRRRYREFVWLRKQLQRNAGLVPVPELPGKSTFFGSSDEFIEKRRQGLQHFLEKVLQSVVLLSDSQLHLFLQSQLSVPEIEACVQGRSPMTVSDAILHYAMSNCGWVQEERQGSSHLAKGDQPKSCCFLPRSGRRSSPSPPPREEKDHFEVWAPVVDSAAPSLESTPLPSAPSPSGCDFARPEEGASAPQPVRRAVGGDPAVPLDPGQLETVLEKGALV
- the SNX11 gene encoding sorting nexin-11 isoform X3 produces the protein MGFWFRMLENQEQEEYLGGSDELNGRRRISIVKPFLGNEEVITVRVQDPRVQNEGSWNSYVDYKIFLHTNSKAFTAKTSCVRRRYREFVWLRKQLQRNAGLVPVPELPGKSTFFGSSDEFIEKRRQGLQHFLEKVLQSVVLLSDSQLHLFLQSQLSVPEIEACVQGRSPMTVSDAILHYAMSNCGWVQEERQGSSHLAKGDQPKSCCFLPRSGRRSSPSPPPREEKDHFEVWAPVVDSAAPSLESTPLPSAPSPSGCDFARPEEGASAPQPVRRAVGGDPAVPLDPGQLETVLEKGALV
- the SNX11 gene encoding sorting nexin-11 isoform X1 translates to MGWSRPGSFVGSTYWLKSVFISRCFLPMGFWFRMLENQEQEEYLGGSDELNGRRRISIVKPFLGNEEVITVRVQDPRVQNEGSWNSYVDYKIFLHTNSKAFTAKTSCVRRRYREFVWLRKQLQRNAGLVPVPELPGKSTFFGSSDEFIEKRRQGLQHFLEKVLQSVVLLSDSQLHLFLQSQLSVPEIEACVQGRSPMTVSDAILHYAMSNCGWVQEERQGSSHLAKGDQPKSCCFLPRSGRRSSPSPPPREEKDHFEVWAPVVDSAAPSLESTPLPSAPSPSGCDFARPEEGASAPQPVRRAVGGDPAVPLDPGQLETVLEKGALV
- the SNX11 gene encoding sorting nexin-11 isoform X2; the encoded protein is MGWSRPGSFVGSTYWLKSVFISRCFLPMGFWFRMLENQEQEEVITVRVQDPRVQNEGSWNSYVDYKIFLHTNSKAFTAKTSCVRRRYREFVWLRKQLQRNAGLVPVPELPGKSTFFGSSDEFIEKRRQGLQHFLEKVLQSVVLLSDSQLHLFLQSQLSVPEIEACVQGRSPMTVSDAILHYAMSNCGWVQEERQGSSHLAKGDQPKSCCFLPRSGRRSSPSPPPREEKDHFEVWAPVVDSAAPSLESTPLPSAPSPSGCDFARPEEGASAPQPVRRAVGGDPAVPLDPGQLETVLEKGALV